From a region of the Oryza sativa Japonica Group chromosome 6, ASM3414082v1 genome:
- the LOC4341763 gene encoding serine/threonine-protein kinase STY13 — translation MIEGSRFQNMLGGAGIGGGIGCRGRQENEMNGFHNMPYYHKVGESSHMSVDNADNLNMMNFVGGSVAMSVDNSSVGSNESRTVMLKHPGLRDMPAPSYSVHNSVIHPNRAMAPTLNEDALARVLMDPSHPTEILSNYEEWTIDLGKLDMGAPFAQGAFGKLYRGTYNGEDVAIKLLEKPENDPERAQLMEQQFVQEVMMLSTLRHPNIVRFIGACRKSIVWCIITEYAKGGSVRQFLARRQNKSVPLGLAVKQALDVARGMAYVHALRFIHRDLKSDNLLISADKSIKIADFGVARIEVQTEGMTPETGTYRWMAPEMIQHRPYDHKVDVYSFGIVLWELITGMLPFTNMTAVQAAFAVVNRGSRPAIPQDCVDSLSKIMTCCWDANPEVRPSFAEIVVMLENAEIEVMRNVRRARFRCCIAGPMTTD, via the exons ATGATTGAGGGGTCAAGGTTTCAGAATATGTTGGGCGGTGCTGGAATTGGAGGTGGTATAGGTTGCAGAGGAAGGCAAGAAAACGAGATGAATGGCTTCCACAATATGCCCTACTACCACAAGGTCGGGGAGAGCTCCCACATGTCCGTGGATAACGCCGACAACCTGAACATGATGAACTTTGTTGGTGGTTCGGTTGCCATGTCGGTGGATAACAGCAGCGTGGGATCAAACGAGTCCCGCACGGTCATGCTCAAACACCCTGGCCTCCGTGATATGCCGGCGCCGAGTTATTCGGTTCACAATAGCGTCATCCATCCGAACCGGGCTATGGCGCCTACTCTGAATGAGGATGCATTGGCTCGGGTATTGATGGATCCAAGCCATCCGACGGAGATACTTAGTAATTACGAGGAGTGGACCATTGATCTGGGTAAGCTCGACATGGGAGCTCCTTTTGCTCAAGGGGCATTTGGGAAGCTTTATCGGGGAACATACAATGGAGAAGACGTTGCTATTAAGCTGCTGGAAAAGCCTGAGAATGACCCAGAGAGAGCTCAATTGATGGAACAGCAGTTTGTGCAGGAAGTTATGATGTTGTCTACGTTGAGGCACCCAAATATTGTAAGGTTCATTGGGGCGTGCCGGAAATCAATTGTTTGGTGTATCATTACTGAATATGCAAAAGGTGGATCTGTTCGGCAATTCCTTGCACGAAGGCAGAACAAGTCTGTGCCTCTGGGGCTGGCTGTGAAGCAGGCACTTGATGTTGCTCGGGGGATGGCTTATGTGCATGCCTTGCGATTTATCCATAGGGATCTAAAATCAGATAACCTTCTAATTTCAGCAGACAAATCCATCAAGATAGCTGACTTTGGAGTTGCTCGAATTGAGGTACAAACTGAGGGAATGACCCCAGAGACAGGAACCTACCGTTGGATGGCACC GGAGATGATCCAGCACAGGCCTTATGATCATAAAGTAGATGTTTACAGCTTTGGGATTGTCTTGTGGGAGCTTATAACCGGCATGCTCCCCTTCACAAACATGACAGCCGTTCAGGCTGCATTTGCTGTCGTAAACAGGGGCTCTCGTCCTGCAATCCCGCAGGATTGTGTGGATTCTCTGAGCAAGATCATGACTTGCTGTTGGGACGCAAACCCTGAAGTTCGCCCATCATTTGCCGAGATCGTTGTCATGCTTGAGAATGCCGAGATAGAGGTTATGAGAAATGTCCGCAGGGCACGTTTCCGCTGTTGTATTGCGGGGCCAATGACCACAGACTGA
- the LOC107276066 gene encoding squamosa promoter-binding-like protein 11: MECNPVSSTTSSSLLWDWDATASAEPPPPPGKRGGRDSSSASASAKRGRSAAAAGDAAAVAAEAPRCQVEGCGLELGGYKEYYRKHRVCEPHTKCLRVVVAGQDRRFCQQCSRFHAPSEFDQEKRSCRRRLSDHNARRRKPQTDVFAFGSGTLPRSLFDDRQQISFAWDNNAPLNHANTTSSSSWTSDLQLSQVMDISKRSRKAGADSANIRLSNALPTLCHDTNELLPIKGADASETASKLDGALDVQRALSLLSASSRGLTDPGHQTSSIIQFTNSNQNSTLPSVPSEGNSNVPFWVDGQHQAVEPQVFQFTMDTGNTVFPDLERIKPSYESSMFGLNQIH, from the exons ATGGAGTGCAACCCcgtctcctccaccacctcctcctccctgctCTGGGACTGggacgccaccgcctccgccgagccgccgccgccgcccgggaaGCGCGGCGGGAGGGattcgtcgtcggcgtcggcgtcggcgaagCGTGGGAggtcggcggcagcagcgggggatgcggcggcggtggcggcggaggcgccgcgGTGCCAGGTGGAGGGCTGCGGGCTGGAGCTGGGAGGCTACAAGGAGTACTACCGCAAGCACCGCGTCTGCGAGCCCCACACCAAGTgcctccgcgtcgtcgtcgccggccaggACCGCCGCTTCTGCCAGCAGTGCAGCAG GTTCCACGCGCCTTCGGAGTTTGATCAGGAGAAACGGAGCTGCCGGAGACGACTTTCTGATCATAATGCCCGTCGACGGAAACCACAGACAGATGTGTTTGCTTTTGGCTCTGGAACACTACCGCGATCACTGTTTG ATGATAGGCAGCAAATAAGTTTCGCATGGGATAATAACGCTCCACTTAACCATGCAAACACCACTTCAAGTTCCTCGTGGACATCTGACTTACAGCTCTCCCAAGTGATGGACATAAGCAAAAGGTCACGAAAAGCTGGGGCAGACAGTGCAAATATCCGTTTGTCAAATGCTTTGCCAACTCTTTGTCATGACACAAATGAGCTCTTGCCAATAAAAG GTGCAGATGCATCTGAAACTGCTTCAAAACTAGATGGAGCACTAGATGTTCAGcgtgctctctctcttctgtcAGCTAGTTCAAGGGGTTTGACTGACCCCGGACACCAAACATCTTCTATCATCCAATTTACGAATTcgaaccaaaacagcacatTGCCCAGTGTACCAAGCGAAGGAAACTCTAATGTACCCTTTTGGGTTGATGGACAACATCAAGCAGTAGAGCCTCAGGTGTTTCAGTTCACAATGGACACCGGTAACACTGTGTTTCCGGATCTAGAGCGGATCAAACCTTCCTACGAGTCTTCAATGTTTGGTCTGAACCAGATACATTGA
- the LOC4341765 gene encoding uncharacterized protein isoform X1, with protein sequence MDNTPRFSGGGDDCELMQQKQEWAKTQDMLKSKLILEDDFGWNLPSMGSNSDQSNANNKGNLKYIGGVDISFSKEDPSTACAALVVLDAGTLEVVHEEFDVVRLQVPYIPGFLAFREAPILLGLLEKMKTNNQHFYPQVLMVDGNGLLHPRGFGLACHLGVLADLPTIGVGKNLHHVDGLNQSELRRQLEAKENCNKELILLTGQSGTTWGAAMCSCPSLSKPIYISVGHRISLDSAIGIVKFCSNYRIPEPIRQADIRSKVFLQKHQKLEE encoded by the exons ATGGATAATACCCCACGATTTtcaggaggaggagatgattgTGAGTTGATGCAGCAGAAACAAGAATGGGCCAA AACACAAGACATGCTAAAGAGCAAGCTCATTCTTGAGGATGATTTTGGGTGGAATTTACCTTCAATGGGCTCAAATTCAGATCAGAGCAATGCTAATAATAAGGGCAACCTGAAGTATATAGGAGGTGTTGACATTAGCTTCTCGAAAGAAGACCCTTCCACGGCGTGTGCTGCACTGGTAGTTTTAGATGCTGGTACCTTAGAAGTTGTCCACGAAGAGTTCGATGTTGTTCGGCTGCAAGTGCCATATATTCCAGGATTTCTTGCTTTCAGAGAG GCTCCAATTCTTCTAGGACTCTTGGAAAAAATGAAGACAAACAACCAGCATTTCTACCCTCAG GTACTCATGGTTGATGGAAATGGATTActtcatccacgag GTTTTGGTTTAGCTTGTCATCTTGGTGTCCTTGCAGACCTGCCGACCATTGGAGTTGGAAAAAAT CTGCACCATGTGGATGGCCTTAACCAATCTGAATTGAGAAGACAATTAGAAGCAAAAGAAAACTGCAACAAGGAGTTAATTTTATTGACTGGACAGTCTGGGACAACATGGGGAGCT GCAATGTGCTCCTGCCCTAGTTTGTCGAAGCCGATCTACATCTCAGTTGGGCATCGCATTTCACTTGACTCAGCCATTGGGATAGTGAAGTTCTGTAGTAATTATCGCATTCCCGAGCCCATTCGCCAG GCTGATATAAGATCAAAGGTGTTCcttcaaaagcaccaaaaacttGAAGAGTAA
- the LOC4341765 gene encoding uncharacterized protein isoform X2 — MQQKQEWAKTQDMLKSKLILEDDFGWNLPSMGSNSDQSNANNKGNLKYIGGVDISFSKEDPSTACAALVVLDAGTLEVVHEEFDVVRLQVPYIPGFLAFREAPILLGLLEKMKTNNQHFYPQVLMVDGNGLLHPRGFGLACHLGVLADLPTIGVGKNLHHVDGLNQSELRRQLEAKENCNKELILLTGQSGTTWGAAMCSCPSLSKPIYISVGHRISLDSAIGIVKFCSNYRIPEPIRQADIRSKVFLQKHQKLEE; from the exons ATGCAGCAGAAACAAGAATGGGCCAA AACACAAGACATGCTAAAGAGCAAGCTCATTCTTGAGGATGATTTTGGGTGGAATTTACCTTCAATGGGCTCAAATTCAGATCAGAGCAATGCTAATAATAAGGGCAACCTGAAGTATATAGGAGGTGTTGACATTAGCTTCTCGAAAGAAGACCCTTCCACGGCGTGTGCTGCACTGGTAGTTTTAGATGCTGGTACCTTAGAAGTTGTCCACGAAGAGTTCGATGTTGTTCGGCTGCAAGTGCCATATATTCCAGGATTTCTTGCTTTCAGAGAG GCTCCAATTCTTCTAGGACTCTTGGAAAAAATGAAGACAAACAACCAGCATTTCTACCCTCAG GTACTCATGGTTGATGGAAATGGATTActtcatccacgag GTTTTGGTTTAGCTTGTCATCTTGGTGTCCTTGCAGACCTGCCGACCATTGGAGTTGGAAAAAAT CTGCACCATGTGGATGGCCTTAACCAATCTGAATTGAGAAGACAATTAGAAGCAAAAGAAAACTGCAACAAGGAGTTAATTTTATTGACTGGACAGTCTGGGACAACATGGGGAGCT GCAATGTGCTCCTGCCCTAGTTTGTCGAAGCCGATCTACATCTCAGTTGGGCATCGCATTTCACTTGACTCAGCCATTGGGATAGTGAAGTTCTGTAGTAATTATCGCATTCCCGAGCCCATTCGCCAG GCTGATATAAGATCAAAGGTGTTCcttcaaaagcaccaaaaacttGAAGAGTAA
- the LOC4341765 gene encoding uncharacterized protein isoform X3 yields MDNTPRFSGGGDDCELMQQKQEWAKTQDMLKSKLILEDDFGWNLPSMGSNSDQSNANNKGNLKYIGGVDISFSKEDPSTACAALVVLDAGTLEVVHEEFDVVRLQVPYIPGFLAFREAPILLGLLEKMKTNNQHFYPQVLMVDGNGLLHPRGFGLACHLGVLADLPTIGVGKNAMCSCPSLSKPIYISVGHRISLDSAIGIVKFCSNYRIPEPIRQADIRSKVFLQKHQKLEE; encoded by the exons ATGGATAATACCCCACGATTTtcaggaggaggagatgattgTGAGTTGATGCAGCAGAAACAAGAATGGGCCAA AACACAAGACATGCTAAAGAGCAAGCTCATTCTTGAGGATGATTTTGGGTGGAATTTACCTTCAATGGGCTCAAATTCAGATCAGAGCAATGCTAATAATAAGGGCAACCTGAAGTATATAGGAGGTGTTGACATTAGCTTCTCGAAAGAAGACCCTTCCACGGCGTGTGCTGCACTGGTAGTTTTAGATGCTGGTACCTTAGAAGTTGTCCACGAAGAGTTCGATGTTGTTCGGCTGCAAGTGCCATATATTCCAGGATTTCTTGCTTTCAGAGAG GCTCCAATTCTTCTAGGACTCTTGGAAAAAATGAAGACAAACAACCAGCATTTCTACCCTCAG GTACTCATGGTTGATGGAAATGGATTActtcatccacgag GTTTTGGTTTAGCTTGTCATCTTGGTGTCCTTGCAGACCTGCCGACCATTGGAGTTGGAAAAAAT GCAATGTGCTCCTGCCCTAGTTTGTCGAAGCCGATCTACATCTCAGTTGGGCATCGCATTTCACTTGACTCAGCCATTGGGATAGTGAAGTTCTGTAGTAATTATCGCATTCCCGAGCCCATTCGCCAG GCTGATATAAGATCAAAGGTGTTCcttcaaaagcaccaaaaacttGAAGAGTAA
- the LOC4341766 gene encoding peptidyl-prolyl cis-trans isomerase FKBP13, chloroplastic, with amino-acid sequence MAPSAAAAAAAAAAAATASPLSRLLLSLPNPSVKLPVSSPSRNAGAAVAAKNSTPVVALRRREAVAAVLSASILSRVLPAAAEASGGECPLEVAPNGLAFCDRVVGTGAAAEQGQLIKAHYTGRLEDGTVFDSSYKRGKPLTFRVGVGEVIKGWDQGIVGGEGIPPMLAGGKRSLRLPPELAYGARGAGCRGWEPTSCVIPPNSTLLFDVEYVGRAVG; translated from the exons AtggctccctccgccgccgccgccgccgccgccgccgccgccgccgccaccgcctcgccgctgTCCCGTCTCCTGCTCAGCCTCCCAAACCCCAGCGTGAAACTTCCCGTGTCTTCTCCGAGCCggaacgccggcgccgccgtggccgccaaGAACAGCACCCCCGTCGTCGCCCTCCGCCGGCGCGAGGCCGTGGCCGCCGTGCTGTCCGCATCCATCCTCTCCCGCGTgctccccgcggcggcggaagcgtcCGGCGGCGAGTGCCCGCTCGAGGTGGCGCCCAACGGTCTCGCCTTCTGCGACCGCGTTgtcggcaccggcgccgccgccgagcaaggGCAGCTCATCAAG GCGCATTACACCGGGAGGCTGGAGGACGGCACGGTGTTCGACAGCAGCTACAAGCGCGGGAAGCCGCTCACCttccgcgtcggcgtcggcgag GTGATCAAAGGATGGGACCAGGGCATAGTGGGCGGCGAAGGGATCCCGCCGATGCTCGCCG GTGGAAAGAGGTCGCTGAGGCTGCCGCCGGAGCTGGCCTACGGCGCGAGAGGAGCCGGGTGCAGAGGCTGGGAGCCCACCTCCTGCGTCATCCCGCCCAACTCCACTCTCCTCTTCGACGTCGAGTACGTCGGCAGAGCAGTCGGATGA